The sequence CATTTGCTACGGTATTTGCCGTAGATGGGCGGCGAGGAACGGCAGCGATGGATCGACGAGGTCGCGAAGCGCGACGCGGAGATCGTCGTGCTGAAGCAGACCGTCGACGCGCTATGCCGCAGGATTTTCGGCAAGAGCAGCGAGCAACTCGACCCTGCGCAGCTCGAACTCTTCGAGCGGCCAAAAAAAGCGCCAGCCGCCGATCCCGCAGACCCCGGACCGGCGGCTGAGGACCCTGAAATCCGCCGGCAGCGCCGGGGCAAAGCCCGCCCGCCGCGTATCCCGGAACACCTGCCCATCACCGAACATGTCCTCGACCCGCCCGAGGTGCTGGCAAACCCGGAGCAATGGCGGCGCATCGGCGAGGAAGTGCGCGAGCAGCTCGACTACAAGCGCGGCGAATTCCGGCGCATCCGCCTGGTCCGCGGCAAATACGTCCGCAAGGGCGATGTGCTGGCCAAGCCGGTCGTCGCGCCGCTGCCGCCGTCCCTGCAAGACCGTTGCATCGCCACGCCGGGGCTGATCGCCGAGGTCATCGATAACCGCTTCGCCTGCCACCTGCCTTACTACCGGCAGGCCGAGATCTTCGCGCGGCAAGGCGTGATCTTCCATCGCAAGACCCTGTGCGACTGGGCGGCGCTGGGAGCTGATTGGCTGTCATCGGTCTATCGTGCAATCCAGCACGAGCACTGGCGAAGCGCTTACCGGCAGTTTGACGAGACGCCGATCGACTACCTTGAGCCTGGCAGCGGGAAGGCGCAGGCGGGCTACCTGTGGGCCTCGAATATCCCCGGCGGCAGCGTGTTCTATCAGTGGCGTGCCGGGCGCGATGCCGGTGGTGTCGCCGCGCTCTTCGGGCCTTCCGTCCCCGCCGCCTGCACGATCCAGTGCGATGGTTACGAGGCTTACGCTGCATGGGCCAGGGGCAAGCCGCACATCGTCCTGGCTGGCTGCCATGCCCACATGCGGCGGAAATTTTTCGATGCCAAAGAACAGGAACCCAAGCTCGTCGCCTGGATCCTGCGGCAGATCGGCCACCTCTACCGGATCGAAAA is a genomic window of Luteolibacter flavescens containing:
- the tnpC gene encoding IS66 family transposase, which encodes MGGEERQRWIDEVAKRDAEIVVLKQTVDALCRRIFGKSSEQLDPAQLELFERPKKAPAADPADPGPAAEDPEIRRQRRGKARPPRIPEHLPITEHVLDPPEVLANPEQWRRIGEEVREQLDYKRGEFRRIRLVRGKYVRKGDVLAKPVVAPLPPSLQDRCIATPGLIAEVIDNRFACHLPYYRQAEIFARQGVIFHRKTLCDWAALGADWLSSVYRAIQHEHWRSAYRQFDETPIDYLEPGSGKAQAGYLWASNIPGGSVFYQWRAGRDAGGVAALFGPSVPAACTIQCDGYEAYAAWARGKPHIVLAGCHAHMRRKFFDAKEQEPKLVAWILRQIGHLYRIEKQLREAKAGPALREAVRASQSRMIHRRLKAVIDRLALRAILPKTKLAEALRYAARQWSKLEVYLADGRIEIDTNLVENAIRPTKLGAKNWLFIGCREAGQRAAILYTIVENCRRLGIDTREYLENVLTRLPAMKESEAATLAPANWLRALQGKPVRKAA